The following proteins are co-located in the Colletotrichum lupini chromosome 4, complete sequence genome:
- a CDS encoding heat shock factor binding protein 1: MASNNPDSSANQSAISEDPKTDVNAAVEELLNTISNKFAGVSSEIFAKMDEMSRRLDNLEAALLANKEKDAGPSKSS, translated from the exons ATGGCCTCCAACAACCCCGACTCAAGCGCAAACCAGTCTGCG ATCTCTGAGGATCCCAAGACAGACGTCAACGCAGCCGTTGAGGAACTTCTCAACACAATCTCTAATAAGTTCGCGGGCGTCTCAAGTGAGATATTTGCAAAGA TGGACGAAATGTCTCGCCGCCTTGACAACCTTGAGGCGGCTCTTCTAGCTAACAAGGAGAAGGACGCCGGCCCGTCCAAGTCGTCTTGA
- a CDS encoding protein disulfide-isomerase erp38, with translation MVVLKSFVLGALAATVAAKSAVLDLIPSNFDDVVLKSGKPTLVEFFAPWCGHCKNLAPIYEELATAFESSKDVQIAKVDADAERDLGKRFGIQGFPTLKWFDGKSDQPTDYKGGRDLEALSTFITEKTSVKPKKKYTPPSAVNMLTDESFKTTIGSDKDVLIAFTAPWCGHCKTLAPIWETVAQDFVLDEGVVIAKVDAEAENSKGTAAAQGVSSYPTIKFFPKGSKEGELYTGGRSEEDFVNFINEKAGTNRSPGGALNAIAGTIASLDEIVAKYTGGTSLADAAAEAKKQAETLKEKAQYKYAEYYVRVFDKLSKSDGYAQNELKRLDGILSKGGLAPAKRDEITSKTNILRKFLEKVTGEKEELFWEVEKQATCNWYNSSLPRGTRTSYVAPVSLSHEP, from the exons ATGGTCGTCCTCAAGAGCTTCGTGCTCGGCGCTCTGGCAGCTACCGTTGCCGCCAAGTCTGCCGTGCTTGACCTCATTCCCTCCAACTTTGACGATGTCGTCCTCAAGTCTGGCAAGCCCACTCTCGTCGAGTTCTTTGCTCCCTGGTGCGGCCACTGCAAGAACCTTGCTCCCATCTACGAGGAGCTCGCCACCGCCTTCGAGTCCTCCAAGGATGTTCAGATTGCCAAGGTGGACGCCGACGCCGAGAGAGACCTAGGCAAGAGGTTCGGGATTCAGGGATTCCCTACTCTCAAGTGGTTCGATGGCAAGAGCGACCAGCCTACCGACTATAAGGGAGGTCGTGATCTTGAGGCCCTGAGCACCTTCATCACGGAGAAGACCAGTGTCAAGCCCAAGAAGAAGTACACCCCGCCCAGCGCCGTTAACATGCTCACCGACGAGTCCTTCAAGACTACCATTGGCAGCGACAAGGACGTCCTCATTGCCTTCACTGCTCCTTGGTGCGGAC actgcaagaccCTCGCCCCCATCTGGGAGACTGTCGCCCAGGACTTCGTTCTTGACGAGGGCGTCGTTATCGCCAAGGTTGATGCCGAGGCCGAGAACAGCAAGGGAACTGCCGCTGCCCAGGGTGTTTCTTCCTACCCCACCATCAAGTTCTTCCCCAAGGGCTCCAAGGAGGGCGAGCTCTACACCGGCGGCCGCAGCGAGGAGGACTTTGTTAACTTCATCAACGAGAAGGCCGGCACCAACCGCAGCCCTGGTGGCGCTCTTAACGCCATCGCCGGTACCATTGCTTCCCTCGACGAGATCGTCGCCAAGTACACTGGTGGCACCAGCCTGGCTGACGCTGCCGCTGAGGCCAAGAAGCAGGCCGAGACCCTCAAGGAGAAGGCCCAGTACAAGTACGCCGAGTACTACGTCCGCGTCTTTGACAAGCTCAGCAAGAGCGACGGCTACGCCCAGAATGAGCTTAAGCGCCTCGACGGCATCCTCTCCAAGGGTGGACTCGCCCCTGCCAAGCGTGACGAGATCACCAGCAAGACCAACATTCTCCGCAAGTTCCTGGAGAAGGTTACCGGTGAGAAGGAGGAGTT GTTCTGGGAGGTTGAAAAGCAAGCAACATGCAACTGG TACAACTCAAGTCTGCCTCGTGGAACCCGAACATCATATGTGGCTCCTGTGAGCTTGTCCCATGAACCATAA
- a CDS encoding 40S ribosomal protein S29, with the protein MSHESVWNSRPRNYGKGSRSCRVCKHTAGLIRKYDLNLCRQCFREKAKDIGFNKVCETQITLGTYDRLWPEPFTPLPLNCPKLRDGKGWELGEGGWA; encoded by the exons ATGTCTCACGAGTCTGTCTGGAACTCCCGCCCCCGCAACTACGGCAAGGGCTCCCGCTCTTG CCGTGTCTGCAAGCACACCGCCGGTCTCATCCGCAAGTACGACCTCAACCTGTGCCGTCAGTGCTTCCGTGAGAAGGCCAAGGACATCGGCTTCAACAAGGTATGCGAAACACAGATAACCCTGGGGACCTACGATCGACTTTGGCCTGAGCCTTTTACCCCTC TACCGTTAAATTGTCCAAAACTCCGAGACGGCAAAGGATGGGAACTTGGTGAAGGTGGTTGGGCATGA